From one Drosophila subpulchrella strain 33 F10 #4 breed RU33 chromosome 3L, RU_Dsub_v1.1 Primary Assembly, whole genome shotgun sequence genomic stretch:
- the LOC119554366 gene encoding uncharacterized protein LOC119554366 isoform X2 encodes MVKRKSKVLASHKPTVELLSEDEWMARRNTYMQRLADLRTSVAFIDDAIDEHNELQKLQLQDEKWNSYLACDGLPSPKSPAEIRKFISQLNFLEKESCANDISWLLPVDERSLLSQAPDRKDMTRRNLQKNRPNIGQFFDETVQRILATITRVERVLRNDNELLRLPTFQILELDKIPSELYADIDSFFDKLTYRVICSPDAYMTNKGSILTSYCYNSRNFDFQIWGLQDVPIRFNYMKLPIMCSDLNCVGVTLQMPLSVLRDNLTLRCVHTFFDPFSPLAKSYELAIDNNMSPNCGLVDIGDSVMTEWMTQIDIQEDIMTKMNTELQIYNDTIAAIAAAEAKHKKNSENNETKRKSIPKTPKMPQELPVGMFPDPYKIFLEHDKRDCIDFFQRNFHPNQINLLPYEVNLRRFIIMGGVISLVFVGKAKHTAYEKFNITLHEDGRALRKQVDVLEGMNEESIRRSTKPSILQRPSRMEMRRDPDLEEASEFQLHLEPDELPFYFLTFKVPNHLCLWGEPMVCQFVEDEIEKLQEAEVENIAEKTDKKKKHFRKPSRKPSDNVQKERSASKGITVKEENLDESGKPNYHRPTRESSINIYRPSALAIVRQGSLEPDRVKQGPLKNFQLLEEPLSRRKIRLLQDHCLTRIISSFKFPREFKDGDLEEKAIKNPTGPSLYRRREANSVEYARTDDYFFNYEDQSNPERVYAKFPVLKDLQLELGREHATKKNTSMYGLVLTLDDIKGKYLDAPKKITDQLATQAVRMSRRTFQEPLNTSRSRRQSSFVRRSFRQLGLEASTVSVGELRSAEMEYELSEASESSEPIRKSRKENRLPPESVSQNYEIVKVFHWTTKFIVESKFDKESKVLTIKTDRLGNFGFAFQRYTHFPFSHWELEKNEENPDEIIFTLDTYHVRVVFFITRDGIRCHAIDIPKEYIARPYKHIDIEKPVSDFVELRKRLQDMNLNVFAELDACFYIDQGYFSQKHLAAELHIYDAIAVHIKLMKFSRSQWNRLATDRDLLLCLRNTKDVHDGAQTYSDLHQVINSMYPYATDVRNCDANQMYYLRQLLQEIRPLSFS; translated from the exons atggtaaaaagAAAAAGCAAGGTCCTGGCGTCCCACAAACCCACCGTGGAACTCCTTTCGGAGGACGAGTGGATGGCCCGGAGAAATACGTATATGCAGCGTTTGGCGGACCTTAGGACAAGTGTGGCCTTTATAGATG ATGCCATCGACGAGCACAATGAACTGCAGAAACTGCAGTTGCAGGATGAAAAGTGGAACAGTTACTTGGCCTGTGACGGTCTACCAAGTCCCAAAAGTCCTGCCGAAATTCGAAAGTTTATCTCCCAGCTGAACTTTTTGGAAAAAGAGTCCTGCGCTAATGATATCAGCTGGCTTCTTCCGGTGGACGAGCGAAGTTTACTCTCGCAAGCTCCAGACCGCAAGGACATGACCCGGAGGAACTTACAAAAAAATAGGCCAAATATCGGTCAGTTCTTCGATGAAACTGTGCAGCGTATCCTGGCAACCATCACACGTGTGGAAAGAGTACTTCGCAACGATAACGAGCTCCTTCGTTTGCCAACTTTTCAAATTCTTGAACTGGATAAG ATACCCTCTGAGCTGTATGCGGATATAGACAGTTTCTTCGATAAGCTCACATACCGTGTAATCTGTTCCCCCGATGCCTATATGAC AAACAAGGGTAGTATCTTGACGTCTTATTGCTATAACTCCAGAAACTTTGATTTCCAAATATGGGGACTGCAGGATGTACCCATTCGGTTCAACTATATGAA ACTACCGATTATGTGCTCTGATCTCAACTGCGTTGGAGTGACTCTTCAGATGCCACTAAGTGTACTTCGTGATAATTTAACCCTCCGGTGTGTACACACTTTCTTTGACCCGTTCTCCCCACTGGCCAAGAGCTATGAGCTAGCCATTGATAACAATATGAGCCCAAATTGTGGACTTGTGGACATCGGGGATAGTGTGATGACCGAATGGATGACCCAGATAGATATTCAGGAGGACATTATGACGAAAATGAACACGGAGTTGCAGATATACAACGATACAATTGc CGCAATCGCAGCGGCAGAagcaaaacataaaaaaaatagcgAAAATAATGAAACAAAAAGGAAGTCCATCCCAAAGACTCCAAAAATGCCGCAAGAACTACCAGTAGGCATGTTTCCAGACCCCTACAAGATATTCCTCGAACATGACAAACGAGATTGCATCGACTTCTTTCAACGAAATTTTCATCCCAACCAAATAAACTTGTTGCCGTACGAG GTCAACCTGCGCCGTTTTATCATCATGGGCGGCGTTATTTCGCTCGTCTTTGTGGGAAAGGCCAAACATACCGCCTATGAAAAATTCAATATAACTCTTCACGAAGATGGACGTGCTTTGCGTAAGCAAGTGGATGTTTTGGAGGGCATGAATGAGGAATCCATACGTCGGTCTACTAAACCTAGCATTCTGCAAAGACCAAGTCGTATGGAAATGAGGCGAGATCCCGACCTGGAGGAAGCTTCTGAATTTCAGTTGCACTTGGAACCGGATGAGCTGCCGTTTTATTTTCTCACATTCAAGGTGCCCAACCATTTGTGCTTATGGGGCGAGCCCATGGTTTGTCAATTTGTTGAGGACGAAATCGAAAAACTGCAGGAAGCAGAGGTAGAAAATATAGCGGAAAAGACggataaaaagaaaaaacattttcgaaAGCCCTCACGAAAACCATCCGATAATGTGCAGAAAGAGCGTTCAGCCTCAAAGGGTATAACTGTGAAGGAAGAAAATCTGGATGAAAGTGGTAAACCGAATTACCACAGGCCAACAAGGGAAAGTTCTATAAACATTTATAGACCCTCGGCATTGGCAATTGTGCGACAGGGAAGTTTGGAACCAGATCGTGTTAAACAGGGTCCATTGAAAAACTTTCAGCTACTGGAGGAGCCACTATCGAGACGGAAGATTCGTTTACTTCAGGACCACTGCCTAACCCGAATCATATCCTCGTTTAAATTCCCGCGGGAGTTTAAAGATGGTGATCTCGAAGAAAAGGCCATCAAAAACCCAACGGGCCCGAGTCTTTACAGACGGCGAGAAGCGAATTCTGTTGAATATGCGCGGACTGATGATTACTTCTTCAACTACGAGGATCAGTCCAATCCCGAGCGAGTGTATGCAAAATTTCCTGTGCTGAAGGACCTACAGCTGGAGCTTGGCAGGGAGCATGCAACCAAAAAGAATACTTCGATGTATGGCCTTGTACTGACACTGGACGACATCAAGGGGAAATACTTGGATGCCCCCAAAAAGATAACTGATCAACTGGCGACTCAAGCCGTCAGAATGAGCAGACGCACTTTTCAGGAACCACTTAATACGAGTCGATCTCGACGACAAAGTTCGTTCGTGAGACGGTCTTTTAGACAATTAGGATTGGAAGCTAGCACTGTGAGCGTGGGTGAGTTACGATCGGCAGAAATGGAGTACGAACTCAGCGAAGCCAGTGAGTCCAGCGAACCCATTCGAAAGTCTAGAAAAGAAAATCGTTTACCACCGGAAAGTGTTTCTCAGAATTATGAAATCGTAAAGGTCTTCCACTGGACCACCAAGTTTATCGTGGAATCAAAGTTTGATAAGGAGAGTAAGGTGCTTACTATCAAGACAGATCGCTTGGGAAACTTTGGATTCGCCTTTCAGCGATACACGCACTTTCCCTTTAGTCACTGGGAACTGGAGAAGAACGAGGAAAA TCCCGATGAGATCATTTTCACCTTGGACACCTACCATGTGCGTGTAGTCTTCTTTATCACCAGGGATGGCATTCGGTGTCATGCGATTGATATACCCAAGGAGTACATTGCTAGGCCCTACAAACATATAGATATTGAGAAACCTGTCTCAGATTTCGTCGAGCTTCGCAAG CGCCTCCAGGATATGAACCTGAATGTGTTTGCGGAGCTGGACGCTTGTTTCTACATCGATCAGGGCTATTTCTCGCAGAAGCATCTGGCAGCCGAGTTGCATATCTACGATGCCATCGCCGTGCATATCAAGCTGATGAAGTTCAGCCGTAGTCAGTGGAATCGCCTAGCCACGGATAGGGATCTGTTGCTCTGTCTAAGGAATACCAAGGATGTACACGATGGAGCGCAG ACCTACTCGGATCTACATCAGGTGATCAACTCCATGTACCCGTATGCCACGGATGTGCGTAATTGCGATGCCAACCAGATGTACTATCTTCGCCAACTTCTTCAGGAGATCCGACCCCTGAGCTTTTCCTAG
- the LOC119554366 gene encoding uncharacterized protein LOC119554366 isoform X1, protein MVKRKSKVLASHKPTVELLSEDEWMARRNTYMQRLADLRTSVAFIDDAIDEHNELQKLQLQDEKWNSYLACDGLPSPKSPAEIRKFISQLNFLEKESCANDISWLLPVDERSLLSQAPDRKDMTRRNLQKNRPNIGQFFDETVQRILATITRVERVLRNDNELLRLPTFQILELDKIPSELYADIDSFFDKLTYRVICSPDAYMTNKGSILTSYCYNSRNFDFQIWGLQDVPIRFNYMKLPIMCSDLNCVGVTLQMPLSVLRDNLTLRCVHTFFDPFSPLAKSYELAIDNNMSPNCGLVDIGDSVMTEWMTQIDIQEDIMTKMNTELQIYNDTIAAIAAAEAKHKKNSENNETKRKSIPKTPKMPQELPVGMFPDPYKIFLEHDKRDCIDFFQRNFHPNQINLLPYEVNLRRFIIMGGVISLVFVGKAKHTAYEKFNITLHEDGRALRKQVDVLEGMNEESIRRSTKPSILQRPSRMEMRRDPDLEEASEFQLHLEPDELPFYFLTFKVPNHLCLWGEPMVCQFVEDEIEKLQEAEVENIAEKTDKKKKHFRKPSRKPSDNVQKERSASKGITVKEENLDESGKPNYHRPTRESSINIYRPSALAIVRQGSLEPDRVKQGPLKNFQLLEEPLSRRKIRLLQDHCLTRIISSFKFPREFKDGDLEEKAIKNPTGPSLYRRREANSVEYARTDDYFFNYEDQSNPERVYAKFPVLKDLQLELGREHATKKNTSMYGLVLTLDDIKGKYLDAPKKITDQLATQAVRMSRRTFQEPLNTSRSRRQSSFVRRSFRQLGLEASTVSVGELRSAEMEYELSEASESSEPIRKSRKENRLPPESVSQNYEIVKVFHWTTKFIVESKFDKESKVLTIKTDRLGNFGFAFQRYTHFPFSHWELEKNEENPDEIIFTLDTYHVRVVFFITRDGIRCHAIDIPKEYIARPYKHIDIEKPVSDFVELRKRLQDMNLNVFAELDACFYIDQGYFSQKHLAAELHIYDAIAVHIKLMKFSRSQWNRLATDRDLLLCLRNTKDVHDGAQVTVRVTPEISTFVEVSELCTEDLSAIKLNYKNTWRNIGTYSDLHQVINSMYPYATDVRNCDANQMYYLRQLLQEIRPLSFS, encoded by the exons atggtaaaaagAAAAAGCAAGGTCCTGGCGTCCCACAAACCCACCGTGGAACTCCTTTCGGAGGACGAGTGGATGGCCCGGAGAAATACGTATATGCAGCGTTTGGCGGACCTTAGGACAAGTGTGGCCTTTATAGATG ATGCCATCGACGAGCACAATGAACTGCAGAAACTGCAGTTGCAGGATGAAAAGTGGAACAGTTACTTGGCCTGTGACGGTCTACCAAGTCCCAAAAGTCCTGCCGAAATTCGAAAGTTTATCTCCCAGCTGAACTTTTTGGAAAAAGAGTCCTGCGCTAATGATATCAGCTGGCTTCTTCCGGTGGACGAGCGAAGTTTACTCTCGCAAGCTCCAGACCGCAAGGACATGACCCGGAGGAACTTACAAAAAAATAGGCCAAATATCGGTCAGTTCTTCGATGAAACTGTGCAGCGTATCCTGGCAACCATCACACGTGTGGAAAGAGTACTTCGCAACGATAACGAGCTCCTTCGTTTGCCAACTTTTCAAATTCTTGAACTGGATAAG ATACCCTCTGAGCTGTATGCGGATATAGACAGTTTCTTCGATAAGCTCACATACCGTGTAATCTGTTCCCCCGATGCCTATATGAC AAACAAGGGTAGTATCTTGACGTCTTATTGCTATAACTCCAGAAACTTTGATTTCCAAATATGGGGACTGCAGGATGTACCCATTCGGTTCAACTATATGAA ACTACCGATTATGTGCTCTGATCTCAACTGCGTTGGAGTGACTCTTCAGATGCCACTAAGTGTACTTCGTGATAATTTAACCCTCCGGTGTGTACACACTTTCTTTGACCCGTTCTCCCCACTGGCCAAGAGCTATGAGCTAGCCATTGATAACAATATGAGCCCAAATTGTGGACTTGTGGACATCGGGGATAGTGTGATGACCGAATGGATGACCCAGATAGATATTCAGGAGGACATTATGACGAAAATGAACACGGAGTTGCAGATATACAACGATACAATTGc CGCAATCGCAGCGGCAGAagcaaaacataaaaaaaatagcgAAAATAATGAAACAAAAAGGAAGTCCATCCCAAAGACTCCAAAAATGCCGCAAGAACTACCAGTAGGCATGTTTCCAGACCCCTACAAGATATTCCTCGAACATGACAAACGAGATTGCATCGACTTCTTTCAACGAAATTTTCATCCCAACCAAATAAACTTGTTGCCGTACGAG GTCAACCTGCGCCGTTTTATCATCATGGGCGGCGTTATTTCGCTCGTCTTTGTGGGAAAGGCCAAACATACCGCCTATGAAAAATTCAATATAACTCTTCACGAAGATGGACGTGCTTTGCGTAAGCAAGTGGATGTTTTGGAGGGCATGAATGAGGAATCCATACGTCGGTCTACTAAACCTAGCATTCTGCAAAGACCAAGTCGTATGGAAATGAGGCGAGATCCCGACCTGGAGGAAGCTTCTGAATTTCAGTTGCACTTGGAACCGGATGAGCTGCCGTTTTATTTTCTCACATTCAAGGTGCCCAACCATTTGTGCTTATGGGGCGAGCCCATGGTTTGTCAATTTGTTGAGGACGAAATCGAAAAACTGCAGGAAGCAGAGGTAGAAAATATAGCGGAAAAGACggataaaaagaaaaaacattttcgaaAGCCCTCACGAAAACCATCCGATAATGTGCAGAAAGAGCGTTCAGCCTCAAAGGGTATAACTGTGAAGGAAGAAAATCTGGATGAAAGTGGTAAACCGAATTACCACAGGCCAACAAGGGAAAGTTCTATAAACATTTATAGACCCTCGGCATTGGCAATTGTGCGACAGGGAAGTTTGGAACCAGATCGTGTTAAACAGGGTCCATTGAAAAACTTTCAGCTACTGGAGGAGCCACTATCGAGACGGAAGATTCGTTTACTTCAGGACCACTGCCTAACCCGAATCATATCCTCGTTTAAATTCCCGCGGGAGTTTAAAGATGGTGATCTCGAAGAAAAGGCCATCAAAAACCCAACGGGCCCGAGTCTTTACAGACGGCGAGAAGCGAATTCTGTTGAATATGCGCGGACTGATGATTACTTCTTCAACTACGAGGATCAGTCCAATCCCGAGCGAGTGTATGCAAAATTTCCTGTGCTGAAGGACCTACAGCTGGAGCTTGGCAGGGAGCATGCAACCAAAAAGAATACTTCGATGTATGGCCTTGTACTGACACTGGACGACATCAAGGGGAAATACTTGGATGCCCCCAAAAAGATAACTGATCAACTGGCGACTCAAGCCGTCAGAATGAGCAGACGCACTTTTCAGGAACCACTTAATACGAGTCGATCTCGACGACAAAGTTCGTTCGTGAGACGGTCTTTTAGACAATTAGGATTGGAAGCTAGCACTGTGAGCGTGGGTGAGTTACGATCGGCAGAAATGGAGTACGAACTCAGCGAAGCCAGTGAGTCCAGCGAACCCATTCGAAAGTCTAGAAAAGAAAATCGTTTACCACCGGAAAGTGTTTCTCAGAATTATGAAATCGTAAAGGTCTTCCACTGGACCACCAAGTTTATCGTGGAATCAAAGTTTGATAAGGAGAGTAAGGTGCTTACTATCAAGACAGATCGCTTGGGAAACTTTGGATTCGCCTTTCAGCGATACACGCACTTTCCCTTTAGTCACTGGGAACTGGAGAAGAACGAGGAAAA TCCCGATGAGATCATTTTCACCTTGGACACCTACCATGTGCGTGTAGTCTTCTTTATCACCAGGGATGGCATTCGGTGTCATGCGATTGATATACCCAAGGAGTACATTGCTAGGCCCTACAAACATATAGATATTGAGAAACCTGTCTCAGATTTCGTCGAGCTTCGCAAG CGCCTCCAGGATATGAACCTGAATGTGTTTGCGGAGCTGGACGCTTGTTTCTACATCGATCAGGGCTATTTCTCGCAGAAGCATCTGGCAGCCGAGTTGCATATCTACGATGCCATCGCCGTGCATATCAAGCTGATGAAGTTCAGCCGTAGTCAGTGGAATCGCCTAGCCACGGATAGGGATCTGTTGCTCTGTCTAAGGAATACCAAGGATGTACACGATGGAGCGCAGGTAACGGTCCGGGTAACGCCCGAAATCTCTACGTTCGTGGAGGTTTCGGAGCTCTGCACGGAAGATCTGAGTGCGATAAAACTGAACTACAAGAATACCTGGCGAAATATTGGG ACCTACTCGGATCTACATCAGGTGATCAACTCCATGTACCCGTATGCCACGGATGTGCGTAATTGCGATGCCAACCAGATGTACTATCTTCGCCAACTTCTTCAGGAGATCCGACCCCTGAGCTTTTCCTAG
- the LOC119554366 gene encoding uncharacterized protein LOC119554366 isoform X3, which translates to MVKRKSKVLASHKPTVELLSEDEWMARRNTYMQRLADLRTSVAFIDDAIDEHNELQKLQLQDEKWNSYLACDGLPSPKSPAEIRKFISQLNFLEKESCANDISWLLPVDERSLLSQAPDRKDMTRRNLQKNRPNIGQFFDETVQRILATITRVERVLRNDNELLRLPTFQILELDKIPSELYADIDSFFDKLTYRVICSPDAYMTNKGSILTSYCYNSRNFDFQIWGLQDVPIRFNYMKLPIMCSDLNCVGVTLQMPLSVLRDNLTLRCVHTFFDPFSPLAKSYELAIDNNMSPNCGLVDIGDSVMTEWMTQIDIQEDIMTKMNTELQIYNDTIAGRSKT; encoded by the exons atggtaaaaagAAAAAGCAAGGTCCTGGCGTCCCACAAACCCACCGTGGAACTCCTTTCGGAGGACGAGTGGATGGCCCGGAGAAATACGTATATGCAGCGTTTGGCGGACCTTAGGACAAGTGTGGCCTTTATAGATG ATGCCATCGACGAGCACAATGAACTGCAGAAACTGCAGTTGCAGGATGAAAAGTGGAACAGTTACTTGGCCTGTGACGGTCTACCAAGTCCCAAAAGTCCTGCCGAAATTCGAAAGTTTATCTCCCAGCTGAACTTTTTGGAAAAAGAGTCCTGCGCTAATGATATCAGCTGGCTTCTTCCGGTGGACGAGCGAAGTTTACTCTCGCAAGCTCCAGACCGCAAGGACATGACCCGGAGGAACTTACAAAAAAATAGGCCAAATATCGGTCAGTTCTTCGATGAAACTGTGCAGCGTATCCTGGCAACCATCACACGTGTGGAAAGAGTACTTCGCAACGATAACGAGCTCCTTCGTTTGCCAACTTTTCAAATTCTTGAACTGGATAAG ATACCCTCTGAGCTGTATGCGGATATAGACAGTTTCTTCGATAAGCTCACATACCGTGTAATCTGTTCCCCCGATGCCTATATGAC AAACAAGGGTAGTATCTTGACGTCTTATTGCTATAACTCCAGAAACTTTGATTTCCAAATATGGGGACTGCAGGATGTACCCATTCGGTTCAACTATATGAA ACTACCGATTATGTGCTCTGATCTCAACTGCGTTGGAGTGACTCTTCAGATGCCACTAAGTGTACTTCGTGATAATTTAACCCTCCGGTGTGTACACACTTTCTTTGACCCGTTCTCCCCACTGGCCAAGAGCTATGAGCTAGCCATTGATAACAATATGAGCCCAAATTGTGGACTTGTGGACATCGGGGATAGTGTGATGACCGAATGGATGACCCAGATAGATATTCAGGAGGACATTATGACGAAAATGAACACGGAGTTGCAGATATACAACGATACAATTGc CGGCAGAagcaaaacataa